A window of Nocardiopsis sp. Huas11 genomic DNA:
AGAGGCTGCCTTTGCCCAGCCCGCTGACCCGCATCAGGTCTTCCAGAGAGGTCGCGGCGTAGCCGGCGTTCCAGAACTGGTCCCGGACGGCGTTGAGCACCTGCGTCTCGTCGAACGCTCGTGGACGTGCCATGGCTCCAGGATACTCATTCTTGACCACACAGTCCATAACTGCCTATTGTGGACCACGCGGTCAAGAACGATCGCGCACATCAAGGTGGAGGCGGGAAGAGCATGGGAAAGCTGGACGGCAAGGTAGCGATCGTCACGGGCGGATCGCGGGGAATCGGGGCGGCGTCGGCTCTGGCGTTGGCCGACGAAGGAGCCGACGTCGCGATCAGCTACTCGTCCTCAGCGGATCAGGCCGAGGCCGTGGTCGCCGACCTGGAGGCGAAAGGGGTGCGCGCCGCGGCCTTCCAGGCCGACCAGGCGGAGGCGGCGCAGGCCGCGGGCCTGGTCCGGAGCGTGTTCCGGCGGTTCGGGCGGCTCGACATCCTGGTCAACAACGCGGGCTTCTCCGCCGCCGCTCCGATCGACAGCGAGGACGCCGACGAGTCCGCCCTCGACCACCAGCTCGCGGTGAACTACACCGGCGCCGTCGCGGCGATCAGGGAGGCGTTCCCGCTGCTGCCGGACGGTGGGCGGATCGTGAGCATCAGTACCGGCGCGGCGGCGAGGGCGGGCTTCCCCGGGATGGCCGACTACTCGGCCTCCAAGGCGGCCCTGGAGGGCTACAGCCGGGGCGCGGCACGTGATCTGGCACACCGGGGCATCACGGTGAACGTGGTCCAGGTCGGGTTCATCGACACCCACATGAACCCCGCCGACGGCCCGGCCGCGTCGATGTTCCTCCCCACGACGGCGATGGGGCGGTACGGCAGGCCCGAAGAGGTCGCCGCCGGCGTCGTCTTCCTCGCCAGTCCGGAAGCCTCCTACGTCACCGGCGCCGCGCTGAGGATCGACGGCGGATACGGCGCATAGCGGGATTCGGCGAGCCCTTGAGCCCGGCACATCGCGGCGTCCGGCCGAAGGTCGCTCGGGCCTCTGGGGGTTGGAGGCGCACGGGCCTGGTCGGGATCCGCAGGGGGTGTGTGAGGGGCGCGCCAGAAAGCACAGCACAGCCTCCGACCGGGCGGGCCGGTACCGGCGTGGCGAGCGTACACCCCGAGGCCTTGGGATGGACGGCACCGGCCGTGGCTCGGTCGAAGGCTGTGCTGCTTGGTGGTGTCGTGTCGCGCGGGATCCCCGCAGATCCCGTTGGACTCACGAACCCGACACCGTTCGATATTCAGTTGAACCGCGCGCGTCGCCTTCGGGGGAAGTCCGGGCGGAGGGCCATCCGCGCGAAGTCCGCCCGCCCGGAACACTCTCCCTTAGGCATGCCTTACCTAACCAGATGCCGCAGGCCGCGTCAACCCCGCCCGGCGGTGCTCGTGGAAAGACGACGGACCCGGCCGCCCTCGCAGGGCGCCGGGTCCGGTCGGGTCTTCGGGAGAGGGGCCTCGCCGTTCAGGAGAGAAGCACCGCGCCCACCACCACGACGACGGTCGCGGCCAGGACCACGATCACCTCGACGGGCACCATGGTCTGCGGCGCGTCCTGCGCGCCCAGCGCGGCGGGGCCGGCCACGTCGACGTCCTTGATCGGACCGCTCAACGGGCGCGTCTTGTACCGCTCGGCGTCCTGGCGCAGCTGCCGCGCGGCCAGGTCGACCGGCCGCATCCGCGCGGGATCCTCGTCGTCGTCGGCGTCCAGGAAGCCCGCGTCCCGGCGCATGTTGTCGCGGACCTTGGCGCGCTTGGTCTCCCGCAGCGGCCAGGAGCGCACGATCGTCTGCCGCGTGTGCACCCGCAGCACGTCGGTGACGTCAACCCACAGGACCGCCGTCCACGGGACGAAGGTCTCCCGCAGCGGGTTGATCACCCGCAGCCCCCGCTCGGTGACCACCACGCGCGGGCGCAGCCACACCAGGTAGACGATCGCCACGCTGGCGGCCAGCACCGACCCGGCGATCCACGCCTCGCGCCCCTCGCCCCGGACCAGCACGTCCAGGAGCAGGAGCAGCGCGACCACGACCCACGCGCCGGCCATCAGGCGCGTGGGCATGGAGTAGTGGCTCGTGGGATTGGTCGAGTCCATCAGTCGGTCGCCCACTTCAACTGCGCGAAGCCCGGCTTGATGATGCCGTTGATCAGGGACAGCCGCTCGTCGAAGGGCAGGAAAGCCGACTTCATCGCGTTGACCGTGAACCACTCCATGTCGTCCCAGCCGTACCCGAACGCCTCGGAGAGCTTGGCGAACTCCTCCGACAGGCTGGTCCCGCTCTGCAGCCGGTTGTCGGTGTTGACCGTCACCCGGAAGCGCAGTTCGCGCAGGAGCCGGATCGGGTGCTCGGCGATGGACTCGGCCGCGCCCGTCTGCACGTTGGAGCTGGGGCACATCTCCAGCGGGACGCGCTTGTCGCGCACGTACTGCGCGAGCCGGCCCAGCAGGGGCACGCCGTTCTCGTTCTCGGTGATGTCGTCGATGATGCGCACGCCGTGGCCGAGCCGGTCGCACCCGCACCACTGGAGGGCCTCCCAGATCGACGGCAGGCCGAACGCCTCGCCCGCGTGGATCGTGAAGTGGAAGTTCTCCCGCCGCAGGTACTCGAAGGCGTCCAGGTGGCGCGTGGGCGGGTTGCCGGCCTCGGCACCCGCGATGTCGAACCCGCTCACACCCGCGTCCCGGTAGCGGACCGCGAGCTCGGCGATCTCCGAGGACCGCGCGGCGTGGCGCATCGCCGTCACCAACTGCCCGGTGCGGATGGTGCGGCCGCGGTCGGCGGCGCGCTTCTCGCCGAGTTCGAGCCCTTCCTGGACGGCCTCCACGACCTCCTCCAGGGTCAGGCCGCCCTCCAGGTGCTGCTCGGGCGCGTAGCGCAGCTCGGCGTAGACGACGCCGTCGGCCGCCAGGTCCTCGGCGGCCTCGCAGGCCACGCGGACCAGGCCGTCCCGGGTCTGCATGACGGCGGTGGTGTGCGCGAAGGTCTCCAGGTAGCGCTCCAGCGACCCCGAGTCCGACGCGTCACGGAACCACACGCCCAGTTCGGCGGGGTCGTTGGTGGGCAGGCCGGTGTAACCGGTCGCGGCCGCCAGTTCCACGACGGTGGACGGGCGCAGGCCGCCGTCGAGGTGGTCGTGCAGGAGCACCTTCGGTGCTCGACGGATCTGCTCGATGGTGAGTGGCTGGTTCATGCGTTTCAGGATGCCACCTGGCCGCCATGCGCTCCGCCACGCCGGGGTGAAGTTGCCGGAAATCCGGTAGAAGCCGAGGTGGGGCGCCCGTGCCGCGGGGTCCTGCTATGCGCTGTCTCGCGCGAAGGGCCGGGCGTCCCGTGATCGGCTGGCTCAGGCCAGTGCCTGGTCGTCCACGTCGGCGCGGGGCCGGGAGGTATCCCACAGCGCGGTCAGCGCCGTGGTCACCATGAACCGGGTGCCCACACCGATGGCGCGCTCGTCGACGTCGAACCCGCCGCGGTGCAGGTCCAGCATCGGGCCCTGCCACTCCGGGGAGTGCGTGCCCAGCCGGGCCAGCGCGCCGGGGACGTGTTCCAGGTACCAGGCGAAGTCCTCCCCGCCCAGGCTCTGCGGGGTGGCCGAGACCGCGTCGGCGCCCAGCGCCAGCGTCACCGCCTCGCGCATCATCTCGACGCTGTCCGCCTCGTTGATGGTGGGCGGCACGCCCCGGCGGTAGGTGACCTCCGCCTCGGCGCCGTAGGCACTGGCCACCGACTCGACCAGGCCCTTGATGATGTCGGGGGCGGCGTGCCAGGCCTCGTCGTCCAGGCAGCGCACGGTCCCCTCCGCCACGGCGTCGTCGGGGATGACGTTGGGCGCCGACCCGGCGCTGATGCGGCCCCACACCAGGCTGAAGCCCGCGCGGGGGTCGATGCGCCGGGACAGGGCGGCGGGCAGTTCGGTGACCACCTTGCCCATGGCGTAGACGAGGTCGGAGGTCAGGTGCGGGCGGGCGGTGTGTCCGCCGGGACCGGACAGGCGCACCATGAGCTGGTCGCAGGCGGCGGTGATGCCGCCCGTGCGCAGTCCGACCCGGCCGAGCATCAGGCGGGGGTCGCAGTGCAGGGCGAAGATACGGTCCACGCCCTCCAGCGCGCCCGCGTTGACGACCTCCACGGCACCGCCCGGCAGTTCCTCGGCCGGCTGGAAGATGAGCCGGACCCGGCCGGGCAGCGCGCCCGCACGGGCCTGCTGGGCGAGGAAGACCCCCGTCGCCAGCAGGACCGTGGTGTGGACGTCGTGTCCGCAGGCGTGCGCGACGCCGGGGACGGTGGATCGGTAGGGCACGTCCTTCTCGTCCGAGAGGGGCAGCGCGTCGATGTCCGCGCGCAGGGCCACCACGGGGCCGGAACCGGAGCCGACGTCGCAGACCAGCCCGGTCCCCTGCGGGAGCTCCTTGGGTTCCAGTCCGACCGAGCGCAACCGTTCGACGATCCGCCCCGTGGTGCGGTGTTCCTCGAAGGCCAGCTCGGGGTGCATGTGCAGGTCCCGGCGGAAACCGGTGAACTCCCGCTCATGGCGCGCCAGAAAAGCGGTCAACTGTTCCGGCAGGTCACGTCCCTGCATGCGAGGGTCCCCTCTTCGTTCACGTCTTACCGCGCACCGGCTCCATCGCCGACACCGACCTCTGCGCGGGTGGGGTGGTCGCCCTGGAGTTCGGCTGCGAGCATGTCGACGACGTCGTCCAGCGAACCGCCCGCGGCGACGACCGCGCGCTGCCTTTCGTAGGAGGCACCCTTGTCCAGGATCTCGGAGATCAGGTCCAGGTCCTCGGCGCAGCCCAGGCGGGCCGCGACGGGCGCCAGCTCGCGCACCAGCTCGTACAGGTCGTCCCGCAGTGGAACGGTCGTTCCGTGCAGGTCCGTGATGACACGGGCGTCGAGTCCGTAGCGAGTGGCCCGCCACTTGTTGTCCCGTACCAGCCAGGACGGCGGGCTGGGCAAGCCGTACCCGCGGTCGAGCTGGTGGTCGAACAGCTCTACCAGGCTCTGTGAGAGCGCGGCGGCCATTCCCACCTCGCGCAGGGTGGGAATCCCGTCGAACATCCGGATCTCGATGGTGCCGAAATCCGGGTGCGGACGGATGTCCCACCACACTTCCTTGATAGAGGCGATGGTACCCGCCCTGAGTAGCGTTTCGATGTATTCCTCAAAAGCCGTCCAGTGCGGCAGGTTCACGGGCGGTCCGGACGTCGGCAGAGCGCCGAAGATGATCGACCGCGAGGACGCGAGTCCGGTGTCCGCACCGCTCCAGAATGGGCTGGAAGCACTCAAAGCGAGGAAATGTGGGATGTACTTCGCG
This region includes:
- a CDS encoding PH domain-containing protein; translated protein: MDSTNPTSHYSMPTRLMAGAWVVVALLLLLDVLVRGEGREAWIAGSVLAASVAIVYLVWLRPRVVVTERGLRVINPLRETFVPWTAVLWVDVTDVLRVHTRQTIVRSWPLRETKRAKVRDNMRRDAGFLDADDDEDPARMRPVDLAARQLRQDAERYKTRPLSGPIKDVDVAGPAALGAQDAPQTMVPVEVIVVLAATVVVVVGAVLLS
- a CDS encoding SDR family NAD(P)-dependent oxidoreductase; amino-acid sequence: MGKLDGKVAIVTGGSRGIGAASALALADEGADVAISYSSSADQAEAVVADLEAKGVRAAAFQADQAEAAQAAGLVRSVFRRFGRLDILVNNAGFSAAAPIDSEDADESALDHQLAVNYTGAVAAIREAFPLLPDGGRIVSISTGAAARAGFPGMADYSASKAALEGYSRGAARDLAHRGITVNVVQVGFIDTHMNPADGPAASMFLPTTAMGRYGRPEEVAAGVVFLASPEASYVTGAALRIDGGYGA
- a CDS encoding adenosine deaminase; its protein translation is MNQPLTIEQIRRAPKVLLHDHLDGGLRPSTVVELAAATGYTGLPTNDPAELGVWFRDASDSGSLERYLETFAHTTAVMQTRDGLVRVACEAAEDLAADGVVYAELRYAPEQHLEGGLTLEEVVEAVQEGLELGEKRAADRGRTIRTGQLVTAMRHAARSSEIAELAVRYRDAGVSGFDIAGAEAGNPPTRHLDAFEYLRRENFHFTIHAGEAFGLPSIWEALQWCGCDRLGHGVRIIDDITENENGVPLLGRLAQYVRDKRVPLEMCPSSNVQTGAAESIAEHPIRLLRELRFRVTVNTDNRLQSGTSLSEEFAKLSEAFGYGWDDMEWFTVNAMKSAFLPFDERLSLINGIIKPGFAQLKWATD
- a CDS encoding M20 family metallopeptidase; its protein translation is MQGRDLPEQLTAFLARHEREFTGFRRDLHMHPELAFEEHRTTGRIVERLRSVGLEPKELPQGTGLVCDVGSGSGPVVALRADIDALPLSDEKDVPYRSTVPGVAHACGHDVHTTVLLATGVFLAQQARAGALPGRVRLIFQPAEELPGGAVEVVNAGALEGVDRIFALHCDPRLMLGRVGLRTGGITAACDQLMVRLSGPGGHTARPHLTSDLVYAMGKVVTELPAALSRRIDPRAGFSLVWGRISAGSAPNVIPDDAVAEGTVRCLDDEAWHAAPDIIKGLVESVASAYGAEAEVTYRRGVPPTINEADSVEMMREAVTLALGADAVSATPQSLGGEDFAWYLEHVPGALARLGTHSPEWQGPMLDLHRGGFDVDERAIGVGTRFMVTTALTALWDTSRPRADVDDQALA
- a CDS encoding glutamate--cysteine ligase; this encodes MGIAFKSSERATLGVEWELQLVDRRSRHLRQEAGALLADLPDLSEDAAPPLRHELMQSQVEVVTGICETVDEAKGDLARNLSRMREVLEPRGTTLTCSGTHPIDDWRDQTLSPGDRYGELVDRMQWLARRILTCGVHVHVGVRSPDKAIPMVNALAKYIPHFLALSASSPFWSGADTGLASSRSIIFGALPTSGPPVNLPHWTAFEEYIETLLRAGTIASIKEVWWDIRPHPDFGTIEIRMFDGIPTLREVGMAAALSQSLVELFDHQLDRGYGLPSPPSWLVRDNKWRATRYGLDARVITDLHGTTVPLRDDLYELVRELAPVAARLGCAEDLDLISEILDKGASYERQRAVVAAGGSLDDVVDMLAAELQGDHPTRAEVGVGDGAGAR